One genomic window of Streptomyces sp. NBC_01498 includes the following:
- a CDS encoding TerD family protein, translating into MVKGANTGLAALSENAESVRVGLSWSSEEGDGDADVSVLLLGDRGKVRGDADFLFYNNPVAADGSVQLLGKTPTDSGSEDRISLDLHTVAPDVERVVVAASRYENGRFGDLHDLRLTVADGAGEDLLGFSIDDAGAESAFVFGEFYRRGAEWKFRAVGQGYETGLAGLATDFGIDVDDAEQEPEQEPESAPESEAGSAPEQGTEPEADRNADADPGDAGTAGAESATGTRAARTTNAAGAAGDTAPGSATIAPVPLSADSVLAAASTGAPAPVSATVPAQVPREATPPGTTEHRPATAPATAPSAEAPSVRRPRTVKKRVTLPKVAKKSLAENDSWRAARLFPVPSLKNDRERETRATSVLLSVMTQVPEFGRRLTAPFGAPVGRMETFTEVSLPHGESPKRPDGVIRVERAGKLWTALVETKTNGNPLKTQQVQDYMDIAARRGYEAVITLCNDVALEGSPLVDVRVDGRRKHKVVLRHLSWAEVAHQAQMLIRHEGVGNAAHAWLLQELLHYLQHENSGCHGFQNMGPAWVPVRRSIDDETLCQGDPRAVDVVESWERLVRQVCLRLGGELGQKVLPVRRVRRTSDSGAVRAAQADLLCHEGRLTAELRIEGTPGILALTADLRTGKLRTSIDLPAPDHGSPLVSVKRLIRQLADAPADLHVQTLLSGGPGGDGDGPRGTLERLRPEPGDLLPRGEARSDIVISGFRLSLFKSMGNTRGTAESGFIRSVDDAVDRFCASVVAPLERRPVRRAQVDRQGVEPVPVGG; encoded by the coding sequence ATGGTCAAGGGAGCCAACACCGGCCTGGCGGCCCTGAGCGAGAACGCCGAGTCCGTCCGGGTGGGGCTGAGTTGGAGCAGCGAGGAGGGCGACGGGGACGCGGATGTCTCCGTGCTGCTGCTCGGCGACCGGGGGAAGGTGCGCGGCGACGCCGACTTCCTCTTCTACAACAACCCGGTGGCCGCCGACGGCAGTGTGCAACTCCTGGGGAAGACACCCACGGACAGCGGCAGTGAGGACCGGATCAGCCTGGACCTGCACACGGTGGCGCCGGACGTCGAGCGCGTCGTCGTGGCGGCGAGCCGGTACGAGAACGGCCGGTTCGGGGACCTGCACGACTTACGGCTGACGGTCGCCGACGGCGCCGGCGAGGACCTGCTCGGATTCTCCATCGACGACGCGGGCGCGGAGAGCGCCTTCGTCTTCGGCGAGTTCTACCGGCGGGGCGCCGAATGGAAGTTCCGGGCGGTCGGGCAGGGCTACGAGACGGGTCTTGCCGGGCTCGCCACGGACTTCGGTATCGACGTGGACGACGCCGAGCAGGAGCCTGAGCAGGAACCGGAGTCCGCGCCGGAATCCGAGGCGGGCTCCGCGCCGGAGCAGGGAACCGAGCCGGAGGCGGACCGGAACGCCGACGCGGACCCGGGTGATGCCGGGACGGCCGGTGCGGAGAGTGCCACGGGCACGCGGGCGGCCCGTACGACGAACGCGGCCGGGGCGGCTGGTGACACCGCTCCGGGGAGCGCCACGATCGCCCCCGTACCTCTCTCGGCGGACAGCGTCCTGGCGGCGGCCTCCACCGGCGCGCCCGCCCCCGTGTCGGCCACCGTTCCGGCCCAGGTGCCGCGTGAGGCGACGCCGCCGGGTACGACGGAGCACCGGCCCGCCACCGCTCCCGCCACCGCGCCATCCGCCGAGGCGCCGTCCGTACGACGGCCGCGCACGGTCAAGAAAAGGGTGACCCTCCCGAAGGTCGCAAAGAAGTCCCTCGCCGAGAACGACTCGTGGCGAGCGGCCCGGCTCTTCCCGGTACCGTCGCTCAAGAACGACCGGGAACGTGAGACGCGGGCGACTTCGGTCCTGCTGTCGGTGATGACCCAGGTTCCCGAGTTCGGGCGCCGGCTCACCGCCCCCTTCGGCGCACCGGTCGGCCGGATGGAGACCTTCACCGAAGTGTCCCTGCCGCACGGCGAGTCGCCGAAGCGCCCCGACGGGGTCATACGCGTCGAACGGGCCGGCAAGCTGTGGACCGCGCTGGTCGAGACGAAGACCAACGGCAATCCGCTCAAGACGCAACAGGTCCAGGACTACATGGACATCGCCGCCCGGCGCGGCTACGAGGCGGTCATCACCCTCTGCAACGACGTTGCCCTGGAAGGCAGTCCGCTCGTCGACGTCCGTGTCGACGGCCGCCGCAAGCACAAGGTCGTTCTCCGGCACCTCTCCTGGGCCGAGGTCGCCCACCAGGCACAGATGCTGATCCGCCACGAAGGCGTCGGCAACGCCGCACACGCCTGGCTGTTGCAGGAACTGCTCCACTACCTCCAGCACGAGAACTCCGGCTGCCACGGCTTCCAGAACATGGGGCCCGCGTGGGTACCGGTGCGCAGGAGCATCGACGACGAGACGCTCTGCCAGGGCGATCCGCGCGCCGTCGACGTCGTGGAGAGCTGGGAGCGTCTCGTACGCCAGGTGTGTCTGCGCCTGGGTGGCGAGCTGGGACAGAAGGTGCTGCCGGTGCGGCGGGTGAGGCGTACCTCCGACTCCGGGGCCGTGCGTGCCGCGCAGGCCGATCTGCTCTGTCACGAGGGCCGGTTGACCGCGGAGCTGCGCATCGAGGGCACACCCGGCATTCTCGCGCTCACCGCCGATCTGCGGACCGGAAAATTGCGCACGTCGATCGATCTGCCGGCCCCCGATCACGGCTCCCCGCTGGTCTCCGTCAAGCGCCTGATCAGGCAACTCGCCGACGCACCCGCGGATCTTCACGTGCAGACGCTGCTGTCCGGAGGACCGGGCGGAGACGGCGACGGACCGCGCGGCACCCTGGAGCGGCTGCGGCCCGAGCCGGGTGATCTGCTGCCCAGGGGCGAGGCCCGGAGCGACATCGTGATCAGCGGCTTCCGGCTGTCCCTTTTCAAGAGCATGGGCAACACGCGGGGCACCGCCGAGTCCGGTTTCATCCGCAGTGTCGACGACGCCGTGGACCGCTTCTGTGCCAGTGTGGTCGCGCCGCTCGAACGGCGGCCCGTGCGGCGGGCGCAGGTGGACCGGCAGGGTGTCGAGCCGGTGCCGGTCGGTGGCTGA